From the genome of Paludisphaera rhizosphaerae, one region includes:
- a CDS encoding transglutaminase-like domain-containing protein, translating to MLLSVRAAASYQLPADTFVLLMVEPPLQGLTHCVRDEHLATTPTNLSELRADIFANPERRLLAPAGTFSFEFTATIESQPNVPPPVDAIEHAPQDIPADAMMYTLPSRYCQSDLLSRMAQSEFGGIQPGGERVLKVAEWVRRHVEYRYGTTDAMTSAYDTATERIGVCRDFAHLTIAFCRALGVPARYVSGYALGLEPPDFHGYVQVYLGGAWWNVDATFDGVRPALVPIAVGRDAADVAMTTLWGAAKLNEQTVEVKEAQ from the coding sequence ATGCTGCTTTCCGTCCGCGCCGCCGCGTCCTACCAGTTGCCCGCCGATACGTTCGTCCTTCTGATGGTCGAGCCTCCCCTGCAGGGGCTGACGCATTGCGTTCGCGACGAACATCTGGCGACCACGCCGACGAACCTCTCCGAGCTTCGCGCCGACATCTTCGCCAACCCCGAGCGTCGTCTGCTGGCTCCGGCGGGGACGTTTTCGTTCGAGTTCACGGCGACGATCGAGTCGCAGCCCAACGTGCCGCCGCCGGTCGACGCGATCGAGCACGCGCCGCAGGACATCCCGGCGGACGCCATGATGTACACGCTCCCTTCGCGCTATTGCCAGTCGGACCTCCTCTCCCGCATGGCGCAGAGCGAGTTCGGCGGCATTCAGCCGGGGGGAGAGCGGGTTCTGAAAGTCGCCGAATGGGTCCGCCGTCACGTCGAATACCGTTATGGGACGACAGACGCGATGACCTCGGCCTACGACACGGCGACGGAGCGCATCGGCGTCTGCCGCGACTTCGCCCATCTGACCATCGCCTTCTGCCGGGCGCTCGGCGTCCCGGCTCGGTACGTTTCGGGCTACGCCCTGGGGTTGGAACCGCCCGACTTCCACGGCTACGTCCAGGTGTATCTCGGCGGGGCCTGGTGGAACGTCGACGCGACGTTCGACGGCGTCCGCCCGGCGCTCGTTCCGATCGCCGTCGGCCGCGACGCCGCCGACGTGGCCATGACCACCCTCTGGGGGGCGGCCAAGCTGAACGAACAAACGGTCGAGGTAAAGGAGGCCCAATGA